A single genomic interval of Danio aesculapii chromosome 5, fDanAes4.1, whole genome shotgun sequence harbors:
- the LOC130228606 gene encoding uncharacterized protein LOC130228606, translating into MVNDEVSDVVKKNRYILLLGEQMYNRLKSHSGRNNYVKQKMREVARLLITARSLTPIHNIEDFIQPCNFSHVIKAVRAVAGFSEETNTYKIPSLALKLGHSLVKIANSVECNALMSGREAVAECARNFRRLYESKWNDVVSAAALTTLGEAKWNKPQVLPFTEDVRTLHTFLYSKQQEFVNALQDKPTSKNFANLCKVMLTQIVIFNRRREGEVSKMEIQSYTSRDQTPMHKDIAAGLSDFEKKLCSYFQRVEIRGKRGRKVPVLLTPDMVVAVDFLIRMRERCQVPVENKHLFARPGALSHYRGADCIRLYAKESGAKHPEALCSTKLRKQVATLSTVLNLKDNEMDQLANFLGHDIRVHREFYRLPESTLQLAKISKVLIAMEKGRLPELQGKGLDGITIDPQDEMDVSSNSSSDEAELQTSSCRSQENEDHMNAGNLQDEGPQDEGLEVSSKKKAKMGSQKAHVGRPKSPSIVDLDVAHLKPGNCLRL; encoded by the exons ATGGTGAATGATGAAGTTTCagatgttgtaaaaaaaaatagatacatTCTTCTTTTAGGGGAGCAGATGTACAACAGGCTGAAGTCACATTCAGGAAGAAATAACtatgttaaacaaaaaatgaGGGAAGTAGCAAGGCTTCTCATCACTGCCAGATCACTGACACCCATTCATAATATAGAGGACTTCATCCAACCCTGCAATTTTTCTCATGTTATAAAAGCAGTAAGAGCAGTCGCTGGATTCAGTGAGGAGACAAACACCTACAAGATACCATCACTGGCACTGAAGCTTGGACACAGCTTGGTGAAGATTGCCAACTCGGTGGAATGCAATGCACTGATGTCAGGACGCGAAGCCGTTGCAGAGTGTGCACGAAATTTCAGACGTTTGTATGAAAGCAAGTGGAATGATGTAGTGTCTGCAGCTGCACTGACTACTCTGGGTGAAGCTAAATGGAATAAGCCACAAGTCCTGCCATTTACAGAGGATGTCAGAACACTGCACACATTTCTATACTCAAAACAGCAAGAGTTTGTGAACGCCCTACAAGACAAACCTACTAGCAAAAACTTTGCCAATCTTTGCAAAGTAATGCTGACACAGATCGTCATTTTTAACAGAAGAAGAGAGGGTGAAGTGTCCAAGATGGAAATCCAGTCTTACACGTCTAGAGATCAAACACCAATGCACAAAGATATCGCAGCTGGGCTCAGTGACTTTGAGAAAAAGCTTTGTAGTTATTTTCAAAGAGTGGAAATACGTGGTAAGAGAGGGAGAAAAGTACCAGTGTTGCTGACCCCTGATATGGTTGTGGCTGTGGATTTCCTTATAAGAATGAGAGAAAGGTGTCAAGTTCCTGTTGAAAACAAGCATTTATTTGCTCGTCCAGGTGCTCTGTCTCACTATCGGGGTGCAGACTGCATTCGCCTGTATGCCAAAGAAAGTGGAGCAAAGCATCCAGAAGCCCTTTGCTCAACAAAGCTACGTAAGCAAGTTGCCACGTTGTCCACAGTATTAAACCTTAAAGACAATGAGATGGATCAATTAGCCAACTTCCTTGGCCATGATATTAGAGTTCATCGGGAGTTCTACCGCCTCCCTGAAAGCACTTTACAGCTTGCAAAGATTAGCAAGGTCTTAATTGCTATGGAAAAAGGGAGACTGCCCGAACTCCAGGGCAAAGGATTAGATGGCATAACAATAGATCCTCAAG atgAAATGGATGTCTCCAGCAACAGTTCCAGTGATGAGGCAGAACTGCAAACTTCAAGTTGCAGAAGTCAAGAGAATGAGGATCATATGAATG CAGGCAACCTGCAAGACGAGGGACCTCAAGATGAGGGACTCGAGGTGTCTTCAAAGAAAAAGGCAAAAATGG GCTCCCAGAAAGCACATGTGGGTAGACCTAAATCCCCCTCCATTGTAGACTTGGATGTTGCCCATCTCAAACCAGGTAACTGTTTGAGATTATGA